AGGACGTTTTTTAATGACGTTTAATATCACTTCGACTAATGAGCAGGTTTTGGATCGCATCTGTGAGGTCTACGGCTTCCATCAGAAAGTGCAGCTGGCGCGCCACTTTAATATCGCCGCCAGCTCGCTACAGAACCGGTATAGCCGTGAACATATCTCCTTTGATTTCGCCGCACTTTGCGCACTCGAAACCGGTGCCAGCCTGATGTGGATTTTGACCGGCCAGGGTGAACGCTTTACAGGAAAAGGGGATAGATCCGCAGATAAAAGTGAAGTTTGCACGCTGGAAAAATTCACATTAAGTGAAGGTGAGTTAGCCAGCACGGGCCAGTTTGCTATCGATCGCAGCGTAGTCAGCAAGGCAACGGCCCAGGTCCAGTGCATCGAATCTGACGGCACGCTATT
The sequence above is a segment of the Mixta intestinalis genome. Coding sequences within it:
- a CDS encoding phage repressor protein CI, which gives rise to MTFNITSTNEQVLDRICEVYGFHQKVQLARHFNIAASSLQNRYSREHISFDFAALCALETGASLMWILTGQGERFTGKGDRSADKSEVCTLEKFTLSEGELASTGQFAIDRSVVSKATAQVQCIESDGTLFFVEQSSALSDGLKLVDIDGTISIREIAVLPGKKLHVTGGKVPFECATTDIGILGRVIGSYSDTN